One window of the Rhipicephalus sanguineus isolate Rsan-2018 chromosome 2, BIME_Rsan_1.4, whole genome shotgun sequence genome contains the following:
- the LOC119382302 gene encoding uncharacterized protein K02A2.6-like, with protein MHGVNNLTGTTMEDILAKFSGVFDGELTGHSGPPVRIDLAGDVTPKFLKCRQVPFALRDAVCRELDKLQAQGLIESIAASDWAMPVVVVRKKNGSLRFCGDYRSTVNASIKPTAYPLPTAAELLATLRGGQIFSKVDLT; from the coding sequence ATGCATGGGGTCAACAATCTCACGGGAACAACCATGGAAGACATCTTAGCCAAGTTCTCTGGTGTGTTCGACGGCGAACTCACTGGACATTCAGGCCCACCTGTACGCAtcgacctggctggagacgtgaCACCGAAGTTTCTGAAATGCCGGCAAGTCCCATTTGCTTTACGCGATGCCGTCTGTCGAGAACTCGACAAGCTCCAGGCCCAAGGCTTAATCGAGTCCATCGCTGCTTCGGATTGGGCTATGCCCGTGGTAGTGGTGAGGAAGAAGAATGGATCTTTGCGATTTTGCGGGGACTATAGAAGCACGGTGAATGCGAGCATCAAGCCCACAGCGTACCCCCTGCCAACGGCAGCTGAGTTGCTGGCAACTCTTCGGGGTGGACAGATATTCTCCAAGGTTGATTTAACATAA